One stretch of Nocardia mangyaensis DNA includes these proteins:
- a CDS encoding TetR/AcrR family transcriptional regulator: protein MEHDIAWPGSVRPGGRTARVREAVLEVAGDVLADRGFAQLDLAEVAAGAGVGKTTVYRRWRTPAGLVADLLVDMAEQSLPRADTGTLLDDLTANARLVAKTLADPRQGNLFRAVIAAAAGDELTATALHTFYDTRLAEWAPCVEDAVVRGEAPVGTDPRAVLSAVSAPLYYRLLASGDPIDQDAADRSARAAALATVAGTFVS, encoded by the coding sequence ATGGAGCACGACATTGCCTGGCCCGGCTCTGTTCGCCCAGGTGGGCGCACCGCACGGGTGCGCGAAGCAGTCCTCGAGGTGGCCGGTGACGTCCTCGCCGATCGAGGTTTCGCGCAGTTGGACCTGGCCGAGGTGGCCGCGGGCGCCGGCGTCGGCAAGACCACCGTCTACCGCCGCTGGCGGACCCCGGCCGGCCTGGTCGCCGACCTGCTCGTCGACATGGCCGAACAGTCGCTCCCCCGCGCCGACACCGGCACACTGCTCGACGACCTCACCGCCAACGCCCGACTGGTCGCGAAGACCCTCGCCGACCCTCGACAGGGCAACCTGTTCCGCGCGGTCATCGCCGCGGCCGCCGGCGACGAGCTGACCGCCACCGCGCTACACACCTTCTACGACACCCGCCTCGCCGAGTGGGCCCCGTGCGTCGAGGACGCCGTCGTCCGCGGCGAGGCACCCGTCGGCACCGATCCGCGCGCGGTCCTGTCCGCCGTCTCGGCCCCGCTCTACTACCGCCTACTGGCCAGCGGCGACCCGATCGACCAGGACGCGGCCGATCGATCGGCCAGGGCAGCCGCTCTCGCCACAGTCGCCGGGACATTCGTCAGCTGA
- a CDS encoding TIGR03086 family metal-binding protein yields the protein METQFDFAPAARSLAAVIDGITEDQFTDPTPCAGLTVRDLLAHVVGLSEAFRQAATKEAIGHSAPPPSGADSPLPDDWQTRIPVQLDALAAAWCAPEAWEGETEAGGVTMPAVVMATVALDELVIHGWDLAVATGQNLSVTLDDLAILSDFLGETDPAGTPGLFGPVVSVAADAPALDRLLGLTGRDPGWRSVAAADRRV from the coding sequence ATGGAAACGCAATTCGATTTCGCCCCCGCCGCCCGGTCTCTCGCCGCCGTCATCGACGGCATCACCGAGGACCAGTTCACCGACCCGACGCCGTGCGCCGGCCTCACCGTCCGTGACCTGCTCGCGCACGTCGTCGGTCTGAGCGAGGCATTCCGCCAAGCGGCGACCAAAGAGGCGATCGGCCACTCCGCACCGCCGCCCAGCGGCGCCGACAGCCCGCTGCCCGACGATTGGCAGACCCGTATCCCGGTCCAGCTCGACGCGCTGGCCGCCGCGTGGTGTGCCCCCGAGGCATGGGAGGGCGAGACGGAGGCCGGTGGGGTCACCATGCCCGCCGTGGTCATGGCCACCGTGGCGCTCGACGAACTCGTCATCCACGGGTGGGATCTCGCCGTCGCGACCGGGCAGAATCTGTCCGTCACCCTTGATGATCTAGCGATTCTGTCCGACTTCCTGGGCGAGACCGATCCAGCGGGCACCCCTGGCCTGTTCGGTCCCGTCGTGTCCGTCGCGGCCGACGCGCCCGCGCTCGACCGCCTCCTCGGCCTCACCGGTCGCGACCCCGGCTGGCGCTCGGTCGCCGCGGCCGACCGGCGGGTCTGA
- the menD gene encoding 2-succinyl-5-enolpyruvyl-6-hydroxy-3-cyclohexene-1-carboxylic-acid synthase translates to MNPSTAQARVVVDELVRGGVREVVLCPGSRNAPLAFALQAADVAGQLRLHMRVDERTAGFLAVGLAVSSGRPVPVVMTSGTAVANLGPAVLEANYARVPLIVVSANRPYEMLGTGANQTVEQLGLFGSQVRATISLGLAEAEAGESVYPRQNSVWRSAVCRVLAAARGTRSGNAGPVQFDIPLREPLVPELSEDPLPRGRDGERPWTATQYATLDVPLDIDLTPDTVVISGHGAGLRPELAELPTVAEPTAPMHGPALHPLALSLLKPAQAIITGRPTLHRQVSRVLADPNVTVFALTTGPRWPDVSGNVVGTGTRAVTTGAPRPEWLTRCAELNDRAEAVVRAELAAHPKATGLHVAAVVMGALRAGDQLLLGASNPVRDAALVSSPRPGVRVLSNRGVAGIDGTVSGAVGAALAHSGRTVALMGDLTFLHDASGLLIGRGEPRPDNLTIVVANDDGGGIFELLEQGDPQYAGVFERVFGTPHGMDLAALCAAYRIPHRQVDPAELAVELASDAHGLRVLEVATERSSLRELHTTVRAKITG, encoded by the coding sequence GTGAATCCGTCAACAGCACAGGCGCGCGTGGTTGTCGATGAACTCGTGCGCGGGGGTGTGCGCGAGGTCGTGCTGTGTCCCGGATCGCGCAACGCCCCGCTGGCCTTCGCCCTGCAGGCCGCGGACGTGGCCGGGCAGTTGCGGCTGCACATGCGTGTCGACGAGCGCACCGCCGGATTCCTCGCGGTCGGGCTCGCGGTGTCCTCGGGGCGGCCGGTCCCGGTCGTGATGACCTCGGGTACCGCCGTGGCCAATCTCGGTCCCGCGGTGCTGGAGGCCAACTACGCGCGGGTGCCACTGATCGTCGTGAGCGCGAACCGCCCCTACGAGATGCTCGGCACCGGCGCCAACCAGACAGTGGAACAGCTCGGTCTGTTCGGCAGCCAGGTCCGCGCCACCATCAGTCTCGGTCTGGCAGAGGCCGAGGCGGGAGAGTCGGTGTACCCGCGCCAGAACAGTGTGTGGCGCTCGGCGGTCTGCCGGGTGCTCGCCGCCGCGCGCGGTACCCGTTCCGGCAACGCGGGGCCGGTGCAGTTCGATATTCCGCTGCGCGAACCGCTGGTCCCCGAGCTGTCCGAGGACCCATTGCCCAGGGGCCGCGACGGGGAACGGCCGTGGACGGCGACCCAATACGCCACCCTCGACGTGCCCCTAGACATCGATCTCACCCCCGACACCGTCGTCATCTCCGGCCACGGCGCCGGTCTGCGTCCCGAACTGGCCGAGTTGCCGACCGTGGCCGAGCCCACCGCCCCCATGCACGGTCCCGCGCTGCATCCGCTGGCGCTGTCGCTGCTGAAGCCCGCCCAGGCGATCATCACCGGCCGGCCGACCCTGCATCGCCAGGTCTCGCGGGTGCTGGCCGATCCGAACGTCACCGTGTTCGCCCTCACCACCGGCCCGCGCTGGCCCGATGTTTCCGGCAACGTCGTGGGCACCGGTACCCGCGCGGTCACCACCGGCGCGCCGCGTCCCGAGTGGCTCACCCGGTGCGCGGAACTGAACGACCGGGCCGAGGCGGTGGTGCGCGCCGAGCTGGCGGCGCACCCCAAGGCCACCGGTCTGCACGTCGCCGCCGTCGTCATGGGCGCGCTGCGCGCGGGCGACCAACTGCTGCTCGGCGCCTCGAATCCCGTGCGCGACGCGGCACTCGTCTCCAGTCCGCGCCCCGGTGTCAGAGTGCTGTCCAATCGCGGTGTCGCCGGGATCGACGGCACCGTCTCCGGTGCGGTCGGCGCCGCGCTGGCCCATTCCGGTCGCACGGTGGCCCTGATGGGCGACCTGACCTTCCTGCACGACGCCTCCGGCCTGCTGATCGGTCGCGGCGAACCGCGCCCCGACAACCTCACGATCGTCGTCGCCAACGATGACGGCGGCGGCATCTTCGAACTGCTCGAGCAGGGCGATCCGCAGTACGCGGGGGTGTTCGAGCGGGTTTTCGGCACCCCGCACGGGATGGACCTGGCCGCGCTGTGCGCCGCCTACCGGATCCCGCACCGCCAGGTCGATCCCGCCGAACTGGCCGTGGAACTGGCCTCGGACGCGCACGGGCTGCGGGTCCTCGAGGTCGCGACCGAGCGGTCGAGCCTGCGCGAACTGCACACCACCGTGCGGGCGAAGATCACCGGCTAG
- a CDS encoding DUF6918 family protein has translation MVAALSESLLDDTKRPAFLADAVEVLDAEVSDKGGASGLAVKGGYAAVKKISPTIVPDALASLAPKLLDQLQPYWAEFTASGTGTFADLLTAKSDEAAEALLAVTDARAEASTRPALKKVYSSMRGSAKKHVIEALPRVADLVQKHAG, from the coding sequence GTGGTTGCAGCACTGTCTGAATCCCTGCTCGACGACACCAAGCGTCCTGCTTTCCTTGCTGACGCCGTCGAGGTTCTCGACGCCGAGGTCTCGGACAAAGGTGGTGCGTCCGGCCTGGCCGTGAAGGGTGGATACGCGGCGGTCAAGAAGATCAGCCCGACCATCGTTCCCGATGCCCTCGCATCGCTGGCGCCGAAGCTGCTCGACCAGCTCCAGCCGTACTGGGCCGAATTCACCGCGTCGGGCACCGGCACCTTCGCCGATCTGCTGACGGCGAAGTCCGACGAGGCGGCCGAGGCTCTGCTGGCCGTCACCGATGCCCGTGCCGAGGCGTCCACTCGCCCCGCGCTCAAGAAGGTGTATTCGTCGATGCGTGGTTCGGCCAAGAAGCACGTCATCGAGGCCCTGCCGCGCGTGGCCGACCTGGTGCAGAAGCACGCAGGCTGA
- a CDS encoding 1,4-dihydroxy-2-naphthoyl-CoA synthase — MTFDPKLWRPVPGFEDLTDITYHRHIEQGTVRVAFDRPEVRNAFRPHTVDELYRALDHARMSPDVGAVLLTGNGPSPKDGGWAFCSGGDQRIRGRNGYQYAEGETADTVDTARAGRLHILEVQRLIRFMPKVVIALVNGWAAGGGHSLHVVCDLTLASREHARFKQTDADVGSFDGGYGSAYLAKMVGQKFAREIFFLGRPYTAEEMHQMGAVNKVVDHDKLENVALEWTADINGKSPQAQRMLKYAFNLLDDGLVGQQLFAGEATRMAYMTDEAVEGRDAFLEKRKPDWAPYPWYF; from the coding sequence GTGACTTTCGATCCGAAGTTGTGGCGACCCGTCCCCGGGTTCGAGGACCTGACCGACATCACCTATCACCGGCACATCGAGCAGGGCACGGTCCGGGTGGCGTTCGACCGGCCCGAAGTGCGCAACGCGTTCCGCCCGCACACCGTCGACGAGCTCTACCGCGCGCTCGATCACGCGCGTATGTCGCCGGATGTGGGCGCGGTGCTGCTCACCGGCAACGGGCCGAGCCCCAAGGACGGCGGCTGGGCGTTCTGCTCTGGCGGCGATCAGCGCATCCGCGGGCGCAACGGCTACCAGTACGCCGAGGGCGAGACCGCCGACACCGTCGACACCGCGCGTGCGGGCCGCCTGCACATCCTCGAGGTGCAGCGACTGATCCGGTTCATGCCCAAGGTCGTCATCGCGCTGGTGAACGGCTGGGCCGCCGGCGGCGGGCACAGCCTGCACGTGGTCTGCGATCTGACGCTGGCCTCGCGCGAGCACGCGCGCTTCAAGCAGACCGATGCCGATGTGGGCTCCTTCGACGGCGGTTACGGCAGCGCGTATCTGGCCAAGATGGTCGGGCAGAAGTTCGCCCGCGAGATCTTCTTCCTCGGCAGGCCCTACACGGCCGAGGAGATGCACCAGATGGGCGCGGTGAACAAGGTCGTCGACCACGACAAGCTGGAGAACGTCGCGCTGGAGTGGACCGCCGACATCAACGGCAAATCCCCGCAGGCCCAGCGCATGCTGAAGTACGCGTTCAACCTGCTCGACGACGGCCTGGTCGGCCAGCAGCTGTTCGCCGGTGAGGCGACCAGAATGGCGTACATGACCGACGAAGCGGTCGAGGGCCGCGACGCGTTCCTGGAGAAGCGCAAGCCCGACTGGGCGCCCTACCCCTGGTACTTCTGA
- a CDS encoding VOC family protein has translation MEILNSRIILRPSDYARTLEFYRDGLGLAISREYPGGTVFFAGQSLVEVAAHGGGEPGRFDGAIWLQVRDVSDAAAELALKGIAIERAPELEPWGLWEMWVRDPDGIPIVLVQVPAEHPIRRDQRWSAE, from the coding sequence ATGGAAATTCTCAACAGCCGGATCATCTTGCGCCCCAGCGACTACGCGCGCACGCTGGAGTTCTACCGCGACGGGCTCGGTTTGGCGATCTCGCGCGAGTACCCGGGCGGCACGGTGTTCTTCGCCGGGCAGTCGCTGGTCGAGGTCGCCGCACACGGCGGCGGGGAGCCCGGTCGCTTCGACGGCGCGATCTGGCTGCAGGTCCGCGATGTCAGCGACGCGGCAGCGGAGTTGGCGCTCAAGGGAATTGCGATCGAGCGAGCGCCGGAGCTCGAACCGTGGGGACTGTGGGAGATGTGGGTGCGTGACCCCGACGGGATCCCGATCGTGCTGGTCCAGGTGCCTGCCGAACATCCCATCCGGCGGGATCAGCGCTGGTCGGCGGAGTGA
- the menE gene encoding o-succinylbenzoate--CoA ligase, translating to MPTGSGVGEVLPHLRQALDGSGPAWLPIPTTDRREARRLSDALKPGDPIDDDVALVVTTSGTTGIPKGALLGAEALRASGNATHDRLGGPGSWLLALPTHHIAGIQVLLRSILAGTEPTVLDVSGGFLPEALAGAVGAMRGPRRYTALVPTQLIKSLDSPVAAKALAELDAVLVGGAATPLPVYDRARALGINVVRTYGMSETCGGCVYDGVPLHGARIRIEDGRVILGGAMIARGYRNLPDHPAFAEPGWFRTEDAGTFDDGVLSITGRLDEAIMTGGLLVIPQVVEAVLANHPGIRECIVLGLPDERLGQRVAVAIVPTPGATPPTLEELRVHVVAELDSIAAPRELAVLDEIPLRGPGKPDRAALREHLLANTPH from the coding sequence ATGCCGACCGGTTCCGGTGTCGGCGAAGTGCTTCCCCATCTGCGCCAAGCCCTCGACGGCAGCGGTCCGGCCTGGCTGCCGATCCCGACCACCGATCGGCGTGAGGCACGCAGGCTCTCCGACGCGCTCAAGCCCGGCGATCCGATCGACGACGATGTCGCCTTGGTGGTGACGACGTCGGGAACGACCGGCATCCCCAAAGGCGCCCTGCTCGGCGCCGAAGCCCTGCGGGCCAGCGGCAACGCCACCCACGACCGCCTCGGCGGGCCGGGCAGCTGGCTGCTGGCACTGCCGACCCACCACATCGCGGGCATCCAGGTCCTGCTGCGCAGCATCCTGGCCGGGACCGAGCCGACCGTGCTCGACGTGTCGGGTGGATTCCTGCCCGAGGCGCTGGCCGGCGCGGTCGGCGCGATGCGTGGGCCACGGCGCTACACCGCGCTGGTGCCGACGCAGCTGATCAAGTCGCTGGATTCGCCGGTGGCTGCCAAGGCGCTGGCCGAACTCGACGCCGTGCTGGTCGGCGGGGCGGCGACGCCGCTGCCCGTCTACGACCGGGCACGCGCGCTGGGGATCAACGTCGTGCGGACCTACGGGATGAGCGAGACCTGCGGCGGCTGCGTCTACGATGGCGTACCGCTGCACGGCGCGCGGATCCGCATCGAGGACGGCCGGGTGATCCTCGGCGGGGCGATGATCGCACGCGGCTATCGCAATCTGCCCGATCATCCCGCCTTCGCCGAGCCCGGCTGGTTCCGCACCGAGGACGCGGGCACCTTCGACGACGGTGTCCTCTCGATCACCGGCCGCCTCGACGAGGCCATCATGACCGGCGGACTGCTGGTGATCCCGCAGGTCGTGGAGGCCGTGCTGGCCAATCACCCCGGTATCCGGGAGTGCATCGTGCTCGGCCTGCCCGACGAGCGGCTGGGTCAGCGGGTGGCGGTGGCGATCGTGCCGACGCCCGGCGCGACGCCGCCGACGCTGGAGGAACTGCGCGTCCACGTGGTCGCCGAACTCGATTCGATCGCGGCACCGCGCGAACTGGCCGTACTCGACGAGATCCCGCTGCGCGGGCCCGGCAAACCCGACCGCGCGGCCCTGCGCGAGCACCTGCTGGCGAACACTCCGCACTGA
- a CDS encoding ATP-binding cassette domain-containing protein, translating into MTFTPTSALAVEADGLVKVFGKQRAVDGVSLAVPRGSVYGVLGPNGAGKTTTIKMLATLLDPDGGSARIFGHDVVARPNAVRSLIGVTGQYASVDEALSATENLIIFARLLGLSRVDARRRATELLEEFALAEAANKPLKNFSGGMRRRLDLAASLIATPPLLFLDEPTTGLDPRTRAQMWDTIRTLVAEGATVLLTTQYLDEADQLADRIAVIDHGRVIADGTADQLKASVGGSSVHLTLVDRDQLDEARRIIGDFLDVSVQTSPEAGRLTAALPDPNLTADLLIRLRDWEIEIEEITVSKPTLDEVFLTITGHPADDTERSAA; encoded by the coding sequence ATGACTTTCACACCCACTTCAGCACTCGCCGTCGAGGCGGATGGCCTGGTCAAGGTGTTCGGCAAGCAGCGCGCCGTGGACGGGGTGAGCCTGGCGGTGCCACGCGGCTCGGTCTATGGCGTGCTCGGACCCAACGGCGCGGGCAAGACGACGACCATCAAGATGCTGGCCACCCTGCTCGACCCCGACGGCGGCAGCGCCAGGATCTTCGGCCACGACGTGGTTGCCCGGCCCAACGCGGTGCGCTCGCTGATCGGCGTCACCGGGCAGTACGCCTCGGTCGACGAGGCACTCAGCGCCACCGAGAACCTGATCATCTTCGCCCGGCTGCTCGGCCTGAGCAGGGTCGATGCCCGTCGCAGGGCCACCGAGCTGCTCGAGGAGTTCGCCCTCGCCGAGGCGGCGAACAAGCCGCTGAAGAACTTCTCCGGCGGCATGCGCAGGCGCCTCGACCTGGCCGCCAGCCTGATCGCCACCCCGCCGCTGCTGTTCCTCGACGAGCCGACCACCGGCCTCGATCCGCGCACCCGCGCCCAGATGTGGGACACCATCCGCACACTGGTCGCCGAGGGCGCGACCGTGCTGCTCACCACCCAGTACCTCGACGAGGCCGATCAGCTGGCCGACCGGATCGCGGTCATCGACCACGGCCGGGTCATCGCCGACGGCACCGCCGACCAGCTCAAGGCCTCCGTCGGCGGGTCCTCGGTCCACCTGACACTGGTCGACCGCGACCAGCTCGACGAGGCGCGCCGCATCATCGGCGACTTCCTCGACGTGAGCGTGCAGACCAGCCCCGAGGCAGGCCGTCTCACCGCGGCACTGCCCGACCCGAACCTCACCGCCGACCTGCTGATCCGGTTGCGCGACTGGGAGATCGAGATCGAGGAGATCACGGTCAGCAAGCCCACCCTCGACGAGGTCTTCCTCACCATCACCGGCCACCCGGCCGACGACACCGAACGGAGCGCGGCATGA
- a CDS encoding ABC transporter permease — protein MTAALIAPAPTDIAEVSDRIGVRETISTSFTMAHRGLLKIKHNPEQLFDVTVQPILFTALFTYIFGGAISGSVAEYLPVLIPGILVQTVVLSSVVTGTQLREDMDKGVFDRFKSLPIARVSALAGALIADMVRYGIASTLTVIVGLCLGYRPGGGLAGVVAACLVIVACSFAISWVWALVGVTGKSAASVQGISLMVMFPLTFMSGAFAPVSTMPGWMQGLNQVNPVYYMVNTCRALMNANSYGADLIWSLVGSLVVIAVFAPLTVRAYMRRA, from the coding sequence ATGACCGCAGCACTCATCGCTCCAGCGCCCACCGACATCGCCGAGGTCAGCGACCGGATCGGCGTGCGCGAGACCATCTCCACCTCGTTCACCATGGCCCATCGCGGCCTGCTCAAGATCAAGCACAACCCCGAGCAGCTCTTCGACGTGACGGTGCAGCCGATCCTGTTCACCGCGCTGTTCACCTACATCTTCGGCGGCGCGATCTCGGGCAGCGTGGCCGAATACCTGCCCGTGCTGATCCCCGGCATCCTCGTGCAGACCGTGGTGCTCAGTTCCGTGGTCACCGGCACCCAATTGCGGGAGGACATGGACAAGGGCGTGTTCGATCGCTTCAAATCCCTGCCCATCGCCCGGGTCTCGGCACTGGCGGGCGCCCTGATCGCCGACATGGTGCGCTACGGCATCGCCTCGACCCTGACGGTCATCGTCGGCCTGTGCCTGGGCTACCGGCCCGGCGGCGGCCTGGCCGGGGTCGTGGCGGCCTGCCTGGTGATCGTGGCGTGCTCGTTCGCGATCAGCTGGGTGTGGGCGCTGGTCGGGGTCACCGGCAAGAGCGCCGCGTCGGTGCAGGGCATCTCGTTGATGGTGATGTTCCCGCTGACGTTCATGTCCGGCGCGTTCGCCCCGGTGAGCACCATGCCGGGGTGGATGCAGGGGCTCAACCAGGTCAACCCGGTGTACTACATGGTCAACACCTGCCGGGCGCTGATGAACGCCAACAGCTATGGCGCGGATCTGATCTGGTCGCTGGTCGGCTCGCTGGTGGTCATCGCGGTGTTCGCGCCGCTGACCGTGCGGGCCTATATGCGCCGGGCCTGA